A genomic segment from SAR202 cluster bacterium encodes:
- a CDS encoding sulfurtransferase: MPAKVAHPESLVDTDWAAQRLNDPKVALVEVDVDTMAYDQGHAPGAIGWNWTTQLNDTLRRDILSKEQLQKLLSESGIAPDTTIVLYGDNNNWFATYAFWQLKMFGHKDVKIMNGGRKKWLAEKRPVSTDRPARAKTAYTAGGADRSIRATRDEVLQVAAGKKKAALVDVRAPAEYKGELLAPANLPQEGAQRGGHIPGAANIPWAQAVNDADGTFKSVEDLQKLYADKGITPDKDTIAYCRIGERSSHTWFVLSQILGYKNVKNYDGSWTEYGSIVGAPIEK; encoded by the coding sequence ATGCCCGCAAAGGTAGCGCATCCTGAATCTCTCGTTGACACCGACTGGGCGGCCCAGCGCCTTAACGACCCGAAGGTCGCGCTCGTCGAGGTGGACGTAGACACGATGGCCTACGACCAGGGCCATGCGCCCGGCGCCATCGGCTGGAACTGGACGACGCAGCTCAACGACACGCTGCGACGCGACATCCTGAGCAAGGAGCAGCTGCAGAAGCTCCTCTCCGAGTCCGGCATCGCGCCGGACACTACAATCGTTCTCTACGGCGATAACAATAACTGGTTCGCAACCTACGCCTTCTGGCAGCTCAAGATGTTCGGCCACAAGGATGTCAAAATCATGAACGGCGGCCGTAAGAAGTGGCTCGCCGAGAAGCGCCCCGTATCCACGGACCGGCCGGCCCGCGCAAAAACTGCGTACACGGCGGGCGGCGCCGACCGCTCCATCCGCGCGACGCGCGACGAGGTGCTCCAGGTCGCCGCGGGCAAGAAAAAGGCCGCGCTCGTGGACGTGCGCGCCCCGGCGGAGTATAAGGGCGAGCTCCTCGCCCCCGCCAACCTGCCGCAGGAGGGCGCCCAGCGCGGCGGCCACATCCCCGGCGCGGCGAACATCCCCTGGGCGCAGGCCGTGAACGACGCCGACGGCACCTTCAAGTCCGTAGAGGACCTCCAGAAGCTCTACGCGGACAAGGGGATCACGCCGGACAAGGACACCATTGCCTACTGCCGCATCGGCGAGCGCTCGTCCCACACCTGGTTCGTACTGAGCCAGATACTCGGCTACAAGAACGTCAAGAACTACGACGGCTCCTGGACCGAGTACGGCAGCATCGTAGGCGCGCCGATAGAGAAGTAG